The region AGAACATTAAAGTTTTTTAATTCCAACCATTAAATAATGAAGAAAATTAAGTTTCATTAAACTTAATCTCTGACTGGTAAAATATTGTTTTCTATTTTTTATAAACATCTCTAATGCAAAATTCATTAAAAACTATCTTTCCTAATTTCTCTAACGAACTTATTGCTACTATCGAAGAAAATGGAAGTCTTCAGGATTTTGAGGCCGGAACTATTTTAATGCGTACTGGACAATATATTAAGAACACCGCTTTAATTACCAAAGGCAAAATCAAGATTTATCGTCAGGGCGAAGATGGAGGCGAATTTTTATTGTATTATTTACAACCGGGTCAGGCTTGTGCAATTTCAATGATTTGTACAGCGAAAAGTGAGAAAAGCCAAATTATGGCCAAAGTAGTTGAAGATGTTTCGGTAATGATGATTCCGTTACAATCTATGGACAAATGGATGATGGAACACAGAAGCTGGTACGAATTTGTCATTGAAACTTACAGAAGCCGTTTCGAAGAAGTTCTGGAAGTAGTAGATAATATTGCTTTCCGTTCAATGGACGAACGATTAGAATTTTATTTGAAAAGACATTCTGATGCCTGCGGTTGTTCTGAAGTTAATCTTTCACATCAGGAAATCGCAACCGAATTGAATACTTCGCGTGAAGTGGTTTCCAGATTATTAAAAAAAATGGAACAGCGTGGTTTGGTTAAACTCAACCGAAACCAAATTGAGTTACTAAAGTAAAAGTTTTTGTTTGCCACAGATTAAAAGGATTAAAAGGATTTTTATGCTGTGCGTTTAATTTGTTGTCCGCAAATTTACATTCATTTTTTTGTCATATTAAGCGAAATCGAAATGCTTTTTGAGTTCTCGATTTCGCTCGAGCTGCCAAAGGCAACATCCAAACAAAAAGAAATCTTTATAATCCTTTTAATCTGTGGCAAAAAGAAAATTCGCGAAAATTTGTGTAATTCGTGGCGAAAAAAAATCTTCTGTGATAAATGTTACTGTAGGTTTCTAATTTCCGAAGCAACTTTGCATTAAAATAAATGCAATGGAATATTTAGGCTTTTTTGCTTCAATCATAATCGGAATTACTCTTGGCTTAATTGGCGGAGGCGGCTCTATTTTGACTATTCCAATTTTAGTTTATCTGTTTAAAGTAAATCCGGATCAGGCAACTTCTTATTCGTTGTTCATTGTAGGTTTAACCGCTTTATTTGGAAGCTATAGCCACTACAAGATGGGTAATTTAAAACTAAAATCTGCTTTGTATTTTGCAGTTCCTTCGGTCGTCTCTATTCTGATTATCCGCGAAGTGATTTTTCCTCAAATAGCCAAGACACTATTTTGTGTAGCATCCTATACAGTTTCAAAAGATTTTTTGATTATGGTAATCTTTTCAGTCTTAATGATTACTGCAGCAATTTCGATGATTAAAAAAAATCAACCCGAAATAAAATCGGCAGAAACCAACTACTTACAATTAAGCTTCATCGGATTTCTGGTTGGAATCGTAACCGGATTTCTTGGTGCCGGCGGCGGATTTTTAATAATTCCCGCTTTGCTTTTTTTCGCCAGGTTACCAATGAAACAAGCCGTTGGAACCTCACTTTTGATCATTACTATTAA is a window of Flavobacterium crocinum DNA encoding:
- a CDS encoding Crp/Fnr family transcriptional regulator — encoded protein: MQNSLKTIFPNFSNELIATIEENGSLQDFEAGTILMRTGQYIKNTALITKGKIKIYRQGEDGGEFLLYYLQPGQACAISMICTAKSEKSQIMAKVVEDVSVMMIPLQSMDKWMMEHRSWYEFVIETYRSRFEEVLEVVDNIAFRSMDERLEFYLKRHSDACGCSEVNLSHQEIATELNTSREVVSRLLKKMEQRGLVKLNRNQIELLK
- a CDS encoding sulfite exporter TauE/SafE family protein yields the protein MEYLGFFASIIIGITLGLIGGGGSILTIPILVYLFKVNPDQATSYSLFIVGLTALFGSYSHYKMGNLKLKSALYFAVPSVVSILIIREVIFPQIAKTLFCVASYTVSKDFLIMVIFSVLMITAAISMIKKNQPEIKSAETNYLQLSFIGFLVGIVTGFLGAGGGFLIIPALLFFARLPMKQAVGTSLLIITINSSIGFAGDLYIGTPINYTFLLSVSAMALIGMLIGSKLSKKIDGTKLKPLFGWFVLVMGFYIITKEVLF